One Vallitalea pronyensis genomic region harbors:
- a CDS encoding helix-turn-helix domain-containing protein, translating into MTLVEKIKTLCDEQGTTLIGLERKIGLGRGTIRNWDTNSPSIHKLEKVADHFSVSVDYLLERESNKLSAKTLKVAKEIDLLSDDKFEALKKLISTMIDINK; encoded by the coding sequence ATGACTTTAGTTGAGAAAATTAAGACTTTATGCGATGAGCAAGGCACTACTTTAATTGGCCTAGAACGTAAAATAGGACTCGGTAGAGGAACGATTAGAAACTGGGATACCAATTCTCCATCTATTCATAAATTAGAAAAAGTCGCTGACCATTTTAGCGTCAGTGTAGATTACTTGCTAGAAAGGGAAAGTAATAAATTGTCAGCTAAAACATTAAAGGTTGCCAAGGAGATAGATTTGCTATCAGACGATAAGTTTGAAGCACTAAAAAAATTAATATCTACCATGATAGATATTAATAAATAA
- a CDS encoding helix-turn-helix domain-containing protein — protein MDKSYYTVDEAAKILKLSLVTIYRHTKSGKIPCKRIGRSIRIPGTYLEPKNDNVTQLKKYIFS, from the coding sequence ATGGACAAATCATATTATACAGTTGATGAGGCAGCTAAAATATTGAAGTTATCTCTTGTAACAATTTATAGGCATACCAAGAGTGGTAAGATACCTTGCAAACGCATAGGTAGAAGCATTAGAATCCCTGGTACATATCTTGAACCCAAAAATGATAACGTAACCCAACTAAAAAAATATATATTTAGTTAG
- a CDS encoding ORF6N domain-containing protein, with translation MNNLTVIEHEQQRVLLTSQLAAGYGTSDARIHQAYLRNKERFEYGKHYYELEGEALRHFKANYQNDSNLKYVSKLMLWTEKGALHHAKIINTDQAWGVYEVLEDAYFRVKTLPQTYEEMIIMQAKSMQEFKTDVDYRFKVMDQKVDNQITLDHGLQRKIQKAVGKRVYELLGEGTDEYKRYSKKYFAAIYRDIKNRMGIPSYKDVKKKDYQAVTNYIKYWMPPSNIKESV, from the coding sequence ATGAATAATTTAACCGTGATTGAACATGAACAGCAAAGAGTATTATTGACATCACAGTTGGCGGCAGGATATGGAACAAGTGATGCAAGAATACATCAAGCATACTTAAGAAATAAAGAAAGATTTGAGTATGGTAAGCATTATTATGAGCTAGAAGGTGAAGCTCTTAGACATTTTAAAGCCAACTATCAAAATGATAGTAACCTTAAATATGTATCAAAGCTAATGTTATGGACAGAAAAAGGGGCATTGCATCATGCTAAAATTATTAACACTGATCAGGCGTGGGGAGTTTATGAGGTTCTAGAAGATGCGTATTTTAGGGTAAAGACTTTACCGCAGACATATGAAGAAATGATAATCATGCAAGCAAAATCAATGCAAGAGTTTAAAACTGATGTAGATTATAGATTTAAGGTTATGGACCAAAAGGTGGACAACCAGATTACATTGGACCACGGATTACAAAGAAAAATACAAAAGGCAGTTGGAAAGCGGGTTTATGAGCTTTTGGGAGAAGGTACAGACGAATACAAGAGGTATAGCAAAAAGTATTTTGCAGCCATATACAGAGACATTAAGAACCGTATGGGTATACCAAGCTACAAAGATGTAAAGAAAAAGGACTATCAAGCTGTTACGAACTATATTAAGTACTGGATGCCACCATCAAATATAAAGGAAAGTGTATAA
- a CDS encoding helix-turn-helix domain-containing protein produces the protein MSLLNRIKELCIEYEISLTQLEKELGFSNGSLSKWDRISPSIYKLEKIADYFSTSIDYLLSRKNEGIHPKTLGLTQKINLLNDEDYQLVKQVVNRLL, from the coding sequence ATGAGTTTATTAAACAGAATTAAGGAACTATGTATTGAGTACGAAATATCATTAACACAATTAGAAAAAGAGTTAGGCTTTAGTAATGGCAGTTTATCTAAATGGGATAGAATATCACCATCGATTTATAAATTAGAAAAAATCGCAGATTACTTTAGTACAAGTATTGATTATTTATTATCACGCAAAAATGAAGGAATACATCCTAAAACATTGGGGTTAACTCAAAAAATTAACCTTTTAAATGATGAGGACTATCAATTAGTAAAGCAAGTGGTCAATAGACTTTTGTAA
- a CDS encoding helix-turn-helix domain-containing protein yields MIYSYFGKEARKIMIDKGMSMTQLASQLGISRPYLTEIFSGTRKAKKQKQKIATILGMKIVTTKNTCY; encoded by the coding sequence TTGATTTATTCATACTTTGGAAAAGAAGCAAGAAAAATAATGATTGATAAGGGTATGAGCATGACACAACTTGCGTCGCAATTAGGTATTTCTCGGCCTTACTTAACCGAGATATTTAGTGGTACAAGAAAAGCAAAAAAACAAAAACAAAAAATCGCAACAATTCTTGGCATGAAAATAGTAACTACAAAAAATACTTGTTATTAA